In Paenibacillus ihbetae, the following are encoded in one genomic region:
- a CDS encoding WIAG-tail domain — protein sequence MNKARRITRGRGIRPCRRYSGRLRTSAFRGNLTAGADRANGGSDYALAEDTISASHLKHRSVRSEAIEDYSVYSIHLSPESITSSKIALNSVELEHLNFNPVQGVAERPVMQQFGQLPFVFPEGATEMDVSVTLQAHYPNGNYVMVVSCNDPAFQAGVRAKNELQAVVGITRPQDCQTAEGWLSWIAIGSK from the coding sequence GTGAACAAAGCCAGAAGGATTACGAGAGGAAGAGGGATACGCCCTTGCCGGCGATATTCCGGACGTCTCCGGACATCCGCCTTCAGGGGAAATTTAACGGCCGGTGCCGATCGGGCAAACGGCGGCTCGGATTATGCTTTGGCCGAGGATACGATCAGCGCTTCCCATCTTAAGCATCGGAGTGTGCGAAGCGAAGCCATCGAAGATTATTCCGTGTACAGCATTCATCTGTCTCCTGAATCGATTACATCCTCCAAGATTGCGTTGAATTCCGTGGAATTGGAGCATCTGAATTTTAATCCTGTTCAGGGAGTTGCGGAGCGGCCGGTGATGCAGCAGTTCGGCCAACTTCCGTTTGTATTCCCTGAAGGCGCAACGGAAATGGATGTATCCGTAACACTGCAGGCCCATTACCCGAACGGAAATTACGTGATGGTCGTTTCATGCAATGACCCGGCATTCCAGGCGGGGGTTCGCGCCAAAAACGAGCTGCAGGCCGTTGTAGGAATTACAAGACCCCAAGATTGCCAAACGGCTGAAGGGTGGCTGTCCTGGATTGCGATCGGCTCGAAGTAG
- a CDS encoding glycosyltransferase family 2 protein → MSGLTSIIIPTFNGLHLLRTCVEHIRAHTSVPYEIIVVDNGSRDGTAAYCIREKLTLVSLPDNAGFPVACNRGLRIASGDNLLLLNNDCFASPRWLSYMLDALYSREDIGIVGPVTNYASGIQQVKVGYSDLAGFIREAESWNVPDPAKWREVHRIVGLCYLFKRTVMERIGLLDEMYSPGHYEDDDYCYRARLAGFKLLVAGNVLVHHEGSASFRNRYPGGFQELVERNRRRFVDKWKVDPLQFIEERGDAS, encoded by the coding sequence ATGAGCGGACTGACGAGCATTATTATTCCAACGTTTAACGGGCTTCATCTTCTTCGGACCTGTGTCGAGCATATCCGGGCCCACACCAGCGTGCCCTATGAAATAATCGTGGTGGATAACGGTTCCCGTGACGGTACAGCTGCATATTGTATTCGTGAGAAGCTGACGCTTGTATCCCTTCCGGACAACGCCGGGTTTCCCGTTGCCTGCAATCGCGGCCTGCGGATCGCTTCCGGCGACAATCTGCTCTTGTTGAATAACGATTGCTTTGCCTCGCCCCGCTGGCTGTCCTATATGCTGGATGCGCTGTACAGCAGGGAAGACATCGGGATTGTCGGACCTGTAACGAATTACGCCAGCGGCATCCAGCAGGTGAAGGTCGGATACAGCGATTTAGCGGGCTTTATTCGCGAGGCCGAGTCCTGGAATGTGCCAGACCCCGCAAAGTGGAGGGAAGTCCACCGCATCGTCGGGTTATGCTACCTGTTTAAACGTACGGTCATGGAGCGTATCGGCCTGCTGGATGAGATGTATTCCCCGGGACATTATGAGGATGATGATTACTGCTATCGTGCCCGCCTGGCCGGATTCAAGCTGCTGGTAGCCGGTAATGTGCTGGTACACCATGAGGGAAGCGCGAGCTTCCGAAACCGGTATCCCGGAGGGTTCCAAGAGTTGGTGGAGCGGAACCGCAGGCGGTTTGTAGATAAATGGAAGGTGGATCCGTTACAGTTCATCGAGGAGAGAGGTGACGCATCATGA
- a CDS encoding nucleoside-diphosphate sugar epimerase, which produces MESRIDDMLAHLSHSQQQLARILEAQRHSAVRMAQIIHALPEYEFRVADGARSSGGQAEQINRSIVAYLNAMADLQQTAADNLEIVLKELREHEEE; this is translated from the coding sequence ATGGAAAGCCGGATCGATGATATGCTTGCGCATCTCTCGCATTCTCAGCAGCAGTTGGCTCGGATTCTGGAGGCGCAGCGCCATTCTGCTGTTCGCATGGCGCAAATTATACATGCATTGCCTGAATATGAGTTCCGAGTGGCCGATGGAGCGCGGTCTTCCGGCGGTCAGGCGGAGCAAATCAACCGCAGCATCGTAGCCTACCTGAACGCGATGGCCGATTTGCAGCAGACTGCGGCGGATAACCTGGAGATCGTGCTGAAAGAGCTTCGGGAGCATGAGGAAGAATAA
- a CDS encoding glycosyltransferase family A protein, giving the protein MNRRRTARIAFHPIEEKGTASGHYRAGYQAGYALGYQLGREDRGSVFEGPSIIIPARPHDDGVIGVIQQLEAATRHPYEVLIADAGATVASRRYFHDRSGALRHIRGDQGETLVQVVNRAMKVSLGEYIAVLAGSAPVRDNWLGEMLYELEHHPEAKVVYAASGAWGGLPEPIPEQFALPEQQTVKGRIGCVMFRRKVPAETGWEDEGAATVEEHLQKWLERLEKPQCILRSDLFEENETAAT; this is encoded by the coding sequence ATGAACAGACGCCGCACTGCACGCATAGCATTCCATCCTATAGAGGAAAAAGGGACGGCTTCCGGCCATTACCGCGCCGGTTACCAAGCGGGATATGCATTGGGGTATCAGCTCGGGCGGGAAGACAGAGGATCGGTATTCGAAGGACCGAGCATCATTATTCCCGCCCGTCCTCACGATGATGGGGTGATCGGCGTTATCCAGCAATTAGAGGCGGCAACGCGCCATCCTTACGAGGTGCTTATTGCGGATGCCGGTGCGACGGTTGCCAGCAGGCGGTATTTTCACGACCGAAGCGGAGCGCTCCGGCATATTAGAGGCGACCAGGGGGAAACCCTGGTTCAAGTCGTCAACCGGGCCATGAAGGTTTCGCTTGGCGAGTACATTGCCGTGTTGGCCGGCTCCGCTCCTGTACGCGATAACTGGCTTGGCGAAATGCTTTACGAGCTTGAGCATCATCCGGAAGCCAAGGTCGTATATGCTGCGTCCGGAGCTTGGGGCGGCCTGCCTGAACCAATTCCGGAGCAGTTTGCACTTCCCGAGCAGCAGACGGTAAAGGGCAGGATCGGCTGCGTGATGTTCCGGCGGAAAGTGCCGGCCGAAACCGGATGGGAGGACGAGGGCGCAGCAACGGTGGAGGAGCATCTGCAGAAGTGGCTTGAACGGCTGGAGAAGCCGCAGTGCATCCTCCGATCGGATCTATTCGAAGAGAACGAAACGGCCGCTACGTGA
- a CDS encoding YheC/YheD family protein, with amino-acid sequence MHPEFVGILLNNSTYRRISSGRIGTESLSNYEEAAALYGLVPCFFTLRHISLETGEVTGFMPKRPFGYTRVRIPIPRAIHMRAIYSHRRERSQIEELIKRGFFVYNGRTRYGKDAIHRMLEQDPEVTPALPQTVKATAASIRTMLHEHGDLVLKPCSGSVGVGIMRLRSSPPGSLLTYSRSSPSAKGWRTVKLAAGSLHPLIYQRIRRAPFLAQERIPLAEYKGRPFDIRVTVQRGGSGAWEVAGMFAKTSPPRTFVSNIAQGGSAYQVPYILQSSLPQLPVPLTMERITEFSLHIARVLSLFIPYAADFGLDIGITADGKLYFIECNGCDQRYGFLEAGMEGAWRTAYRNPMAFARYLYDHQAWPDY; translated from the coding sequence ATGCATCCGGAATTTGTCGGCATTCTGCTTAATAACAGCACGTATCGCAGAATTTCCAGCGGGAGAATCGGTACCGAATCACTGAGCAACTATGAAGAAGCAGCTGCCCTGTACGGACTGGTTCCTTGTTTTTTTACCCTCCGCCATATTTCGCTTGAAACCGGGGAGGTCACCGGATTTATGCCGAAGCGTCCGTTCGGATACACACGCGTGCGCATTCCGATTCCCCGGGCGATTCATATGCGGGCCATTTACTCCCATCGGCGGGAACGCTCCCAGATTGAAGAGCTTATCAAGCGCGGGTTCTTCGTTTACAACGGCCGCACCCGCTACGGCAAGGACGCTATACATCGTATGCTGGAGCAGGACCCTGAGGTCACACCTGCCCTTCCGCAAACGGTAAAAGCTACCGCTGCCTCCATTCGAACCATGCTTCACGAACATGGCGACCTGGTCCTGAAGCCCTGCAGCGGCAGCGTAGGCGTGGGGATCATGCGTTTGCGAAGCAGTCCACCGGGCAGCTTGCTCACTTACTCCCGGTCCTCTCCATCCGCGAAGGGCTGGCGAACCGTGAAGCTTGCAGCCGGAAGTCTGCATCCGCTGATCTACCAGCGGATCCGGCGTGCTCCCTTTCTTGCCCAGGAACGCATTCCGTTGGCCGAGTATAAGGGACGCCCTTTCGACATTCGCGTAACGGTTCAGCGTGGTGGCAGCGGAGCCTGGGAGGTGGCAGGCATGTTCGCCAAAACCTCGCCGCCGCGCACATTCGTCTCGAACATCGCCCAAGGCGGATCGGCTTACCAGGTCCCGTATATCCTGCAGAGCAGCTTGCCGCAGCTGCCGGTTCCGCTCACGATGGAACGGATCACGGAATTTTCGCTGCATATCGCCCGCGTACTGTCCTTGTTTATACCGTATGCAGCGGACTTCGGTCTCGACATCGGAATTACGGCGGATGGAAAGCTATATTTCATCGAATGCAACGGATGTGATCAGCGTTACGGATTTTTGGAAGCGGGGATGGAAGGAGCGTGGAGAACCGCTTACCGCAATCCGATGGCCTTCGCCCGTTATCTATATGATCACCAGGCATGGCCCGATTACTAG
- a CDS encoding glycosyltransferase family 2 protein — protein sequence MAGRLAGRRGGAAATAFGQWLASAALPAGQLFRLLPGLAESFRGGFARSSGRQIPAPLMPPLTGRPSVVVSACNEAGSLPAVLRELKQLPFHEIIVVVNGSQDGSFAAARSFDGVIVVHIAERLGHDVARGIGAKMSTGDFVLFIDGDMPVSAHLLSAFLVAADRGVDVALNDIMPLLPAFDRQDEVTRCKTFLNRMLGRDDLEANSMTAVPHALTRRAIEIIGYDNLAVPPKAQTLAIRAGLRIQAVHTVDVLSVNRRRTMNRGKDNPVARMIIGDHIEALVEAMKNAGTRLQWGQVSRDEFAIRRNGI from the coding sequence ATGGCAGGCCGCTTGGCAGGAAGAAGAGGAGGCGCCGCAGCGACCGCGTTCGGGCAGTGGCTGGCGTCGGCCGCATTGCCGGCCGGACAGCTGTTTCGCCTGCTGCCCGGTCTTGCGGAATCCTTCCGCGGCGGCTTCGCCCGAAGCTCCGGCCGCCAGATTCCCGCCCCGCTGATGCCGCCGCTGACAGGCCGTCCTTCGGTGGTTGTATCTGCCTGCAACGAGGCGGGTTCGCTGCCGGCCGTACTGAGAGAGCTCAAGCAGCTTCCCTTCCATGAAATTATTGTGGTGGTGAACGGAAGCCAGGACGGCAGTTTTGCGGCAGCACGCTCCTTCGACGGCGTGATCGTCGTTCATATCGCCGAGCGGCTTGGGCATGATGTGGCGCGCGGAATCGGAGCCAAGATGAGTACGGGAGATTTCGTTTTGTTTATTGACGGTGATATGCCGGTGTCCGCTCATTTGCTGTCCGCCTTTCTGGTGGCGGCAGACCGGGGCGTGGATGTGGCGCTCAATGATATTATGCCTCTCTTGCCTGCGTTTGACCGGCAGGATGAGGTCACCCGCTGCAAGACCTTTCTTAACCGGATGCTTGGACGTGATGACCTGGAGGCGAATTCGATGACCGCTGTCCCTCACGCCCTGACAAGAAGGGCGATCGAGATCATCGGATACGACAACCTTGCCGTTCCGCCGAAAGCGCAGACGCTTGCCATCCGGGCAGGACTTCGAATCCAGGCGGTTCATACGGTAGATGTGCTCAGCGTTAACCGTAGACGAACGATGAACCGGGGCAAGGATAACCCGGTAGCCCGGATGATCATCGGAGATCATATCGAGGCCCTGGTGGAAGCCATGAAGAATGCCGGCACCCGGCTGCAATGGGGACAGGTGTCCCGGGACGAATTCGCAATACGGAGGAACGGTATATGA
- a CDS encoding CgeB family protein: MRKGQKEGYQAGYNEGYRVGGYRALVERIPPAAPPFFDAKILYIPQGFESIDEGVTKALGGMVRKCIVGQPEALLETTLSVQPDLVLVMNGLHVFPDSFRQSLDQVREQGFRTAIWFVDDPYFTDETPELSRHFDFVFTHELSCVPLYQSVGAREVHYMPLAVHPELFTPTMAGPAYQSDICFIGNAFRNRAALFDELAPFLAGKRVRIIGGFWERLARFKELSPFVYSGFIPAAETVKFYNGAKIVINLHRPSERGSDNRNIMNLQGRSINPRTFEINACGTLQLTDIREDLTMYYTPGVDIETFGSVEELKQKISYYLANEDHRRSIAMRAVASTMSKHTYAHRLPELLGKIPL; this comes from the coding sequence ATGCGTAAAGGTCAGAAGGAAGGCTATCAGGCCGGCTATAACGAGGGCTACCGCGTAGGAGGATATCGCGCTCTTGTGGAGCGCATACCGCCTGCAGCGCCGCCATTTTTCGATGCAAAAATTTTGTACATTCCCCAAGGGTTTGAATCGATTGACGAAGGGGTCACGAAGGCGCTGGGCGGCATGGTCCGCAAATGCATCGTCGGGCAGCCCGAAGCCTTGCTGGAGACGACGCTGTCGGTACAACCGGACCTGGTTCTGGTCATGAACGGTCTGCATGTATTTCCGGACTCCTTCCGTCAATCGTTGGACCAAGTGCGTGAGCAGGGCTTCCGGACGGCGATCTGGTTCGTGGATGACCCCTATTTCACGGATGAAACGCCCGAGCTGTCCCGGCACTTTGACTTCGTGTTCACGCATGAGCTCAGCTGTGTTCCGCTGTATCAAAGCGTGGGAGCGCGGGAGGTGCATTATATGCCGCTCGCGGTTCATCCGGAGCTGTTTACACCGACCATGGCAGGGCCTGCCTATCAGTCGGATATTTGCTTTATCGGCAACGCCTTCCGAAACCGAGCCGCCTTGTTCGATGAGCTGGCTCCGTTTTTGGCCGGTAAGCGCGTGCGCATTATCGGCGGATTTTGGGAGAGGCTGGCCCGCTTCAAGGAGTTGTCGCCTTTCGTGTACAGCGGATTCATCCCGGCAGCCGAAACCGTGAAGTTCTATAACGGGGCGAAGATCGTGATCAATCTGCACCGCCCAAGCGAAAGAGGGAGCGACAATCGCAACATTATGAATCTGCAAGGACGCTCGATCAACCCGCGGACCTTTGAGATCAATGCTTGCGGAACACTGCAGCTCACGGACATCCGCGAGGATTTAACCATGTACTATACACCCGGCGTCGACATCGAAACGTTCGGTTCGGTCGAGGAGCTGAAGCAGAAGATTTCCTACTATCTTGCGAACGAGGATCACCGCCGGAGCATAGCCATGCGTGCGGTTGCCTCTACGATGTCTAAGCACACCTATGCGCACAGGCTTCCCGAGCTGCTGGGAAAAATTCCGTTATGA
- a CDS encoding glycosyltransferase family 4 protein: MSLRKVAVVTPGSFVIPSGRSSSVERVVEQIIPLAQEAMDVRIYGVVGKGLPVKDTIGGVPCYRLPAGASYYPSLLRRLQKWRPDIIEVHNRPLLAQRLKLHLPDIKIVLNLHSNTFISPPYISRQRFGSIARWMDGIVVNSRFLLEEITSTYPWLEEKMTINHLGVRLEHFTPPFSPAAKALKEGKLAHYGWSGRRIVMFAGRLIPDKGVHHLIAALPQLVERHPDILLLIVGSAAYGSDRETAYVRQLKQAARPYQNWVHFRPFVPYPAIADWYSLADVVVVPSAPREAFGLVNVEAMAAGVPVIAASAGGIPEIVENGVTGYLVKGDELQTGLVEQIDRLLNNEELRIRLGMAGREAVRQRFRWDHTAERWVQLMRTI; this comes from the coding sequence ATGAGTTTACGGAAGGTGGCGGTCGTGACGCCGGGGTCTTTTGTCATTCCATCAGGAAGGAGCAGCTCCGTAGAGCGGGTCGTCGAGCAGATCATTCCTTTAGCTCAAGAGGCGATGGATGTCCGAATCTATGGCGTGGTGGGCAAAGGACTGCCTGTCAAAGACACGATTGGGGGAGTACCGTGCTACCGCCTGCCGGCCGGTGCCAGCTACTACCCCTCCCTGCTGCGAAGACTTCAGAAGTGGAGGCCCGACATCATCGAAGTGCACAACCGCCCGCTGCTGGCCCAGCGTCTGAAGCTGCATCTTCCGGATATTAAAATCGTGCTGAATCTTCATTCGAATACCTTTATCTCCCCGCCTTATATAAGCCGGCAGCGATTTGGGAGCATCGCCCGCTGGATGGACGGAATTGTCGTTAACAGCCGGTTTTTGCTGGAGGAAATAACCTCGACTTACCCATGGCTCGAAGAGAAAATGACGATCAATCATCTCGGTGTCCGCCTCGAGCATTTCACACCGCCGTTCAGTCCGGCGGCCAAAGCGCTCAAAGAGGGAAAGCTGGCGCACTATGGCTGGAGCGGACGCCGTATTGTTATGTTTGCCGGGCGGCTCATTCCGGATAAAGGCGTCCACCATCTCATCGCAGCATTGCCTCAATTGGTCGAAAGACATCCGGATATCCTCCTTCTTATTGTCGGAAGCGCGGCATACGGATCCGACCGGGAAACCGCTTATGTCCGTCAGCTGAAGCAAGCGGCAAGGCCTTATCAGAATTGGGTGCATTTTCGCCCCTTTGTTCCGTATCCGGCTATCGCGGACTGGTACTCGCTGGCGGATGTCGTTGTCGTCCCGTCGGCTCCAAGGGAGGCGTTCGGACTCGTGAACGTAGAGGCGATGGCAGCCGGAGTGCCGGTTATTGCCGCAAGTGCAGGAGGAATACCGGAGATCGTTGAAAACGGCGTTACGGGATATTTGGTCAAAGGAGATGAGCTGCAGACCGGTCTCGTTGAACAGATTGACCGTCTGCTGAACAACGAGGAGCTGCGCATTCGGCTTGGGATGGCTGGCCGTGAAGCGGTCCGCCAGCGCTTCAGATGGGATCATACCGCGGAACGCTGGGTACAGCTGATGCGGACGATCTAG
- a CDS encoding glycosyltransferase family 2 protein, which produces MRKVQRLRSRRSRARRPSAPLIPETAPVNRLSYRSFEPPIPRQNHPDPLVSVIIPAMNEVGKIAAVIAEARAVHPATEVIVVANGCRDHTEMAAERMGAKVLSFADPLGNDVGRSVGAQAAMGQILLFTDSDMVIPSGELKPFVHAVQSGVDVALNDYTGPTDRSPVHRVILAKYTLNSMLGRPDLRGASMTAVPHAISRRALQTIGSEILSVPPKAQAAAVCRGLRVEAVHRVEVGRLNPGRAAGGDPLERLVLGDHLEALAALAGERGCRGGFHDGERRRSMVR; this is translated from the coding sequence ATGCGTAAGGTGCAGCGGTTAAGATCAAGAAGATCAAGGGCCCGGCGCCCTTCCGCGCCGCTGATCCCGGAGACGGCACCGGTAAACCGGCTGAGCTACCGTTCCTTTGAACCGCCGATTCCGAGGCAGAATCATCCGGACCCGTTGGTATCGGTCATTATCCCCGCCATGAATGAAGTCGGCAAGATTGCCGCCGTGATCGCCGAAGCAAGGGCAGTCCATCCGGCGACGGAGGTTATCGTTGTAGCAAATGGCTGCAGGGACCATACAGAAATGGCGGCGGAGCGTATGGGGGCGAAGGTTCTGTCTTTTGCCGACCCGCTTGGCAATGATGTGGGAAGAAGCGTAGGCGCACAGGCGGCTATGGGCCAGATCTTATTGTTTACGGATAGCGATATGGTGATACCTTCCGGCGAATTGAAGCCGTTTGTGCATGCGGTACAATCCGGAGTCGATGTGGCATTAAACGATTATACGGGTCCAACTGACCGATCGCCAGTGCATCGGGTCATTCTTGCGAAATATACATTGAACTCTATGCTTGGCCGGCCAGATCTGCGGGGAGCTTCCATGACCGCTGTTCCGCATGCCATAAGCCGTCGTGCTCTGCAGACGATCGGATCCGAGATCCTGTCCGTGCCGCCGAAGGCTCAGGCTGCGGCGGTGTGCAGGGGGTTGCGCGTCGAGGCTGTGCATCGGGTGGAGGTCGGACGGTTGAACCCGGGCCGGGCTGCCGGAGGAGATCCGCTCGAGAGGCTTGTGCTGGGCGATCATCTGGAGGCGCTGGCTGCATTGGCGGGCGAGCGCGGTTGCCGCGGAGGATTTCATGATGGCGAACGAAGACGGAGCATGGTGAGGTGA
- a CDS encoding sugar phosphate nucleotidyltransferase — MKGVLLAGGNGTRLLPLTKYMNKHLLPVGRHPMIAYGIHKLRQAGIEDIMLITGSKSVGLYAEYLENGRDFGVNLTYRVQEQAGGIAEALELAQGYIRPGEKFVVLLGDNLFQDELKPFIQKYMGQPPGTAMVLLSPTDRPHRYGVPVFAEDGSGKLLFIEEKPINPRSRQAVTGIYMYDDAVFDIISRIHPSERGELEITDVNNLYAADGRLMYDILQQWWCDAGTFESLQEAAAHMKDVLP, encoded by the coding sequence ATGAAGGGGGTATTGCTGGCGGGAGGAAACGGAACCCGTCTTCTTCCGCTAACGAAATATATGAATAAGCACCTGCTTCCAGTAGGCAGGCATCCGATGATCGCATACGGCATTCACAAGCTCCGTCAAGCCGGTATCGAGGATATCATGCTGATTACCGGCTCCAAGTCCGTTGGATTATATGCAGAGTATTTGGAGAACGGCCGGGATTTCGGCGTGAACCTGACCTACAGAGTCCAGGAACAGGCCGGCGGGATTGCTGAAGCGCTGGAGCTGGCGCAAGGTTATATCCGGCCCGGGGAAAAGTTTGTCGTTCTGCTTGGCGATAATCTGTTTCAGGATGAATTGAAGCCATTCATTCAGAAATATATGGGGCAGCCTCCGGGAACCGCGATGGTACTGCTTAGCCCGACCGATCGCCCGCATAGATATGGCGTGCCCGTATTTGCCGAGGACGGGAGCGGAAAGCTCCTTTTCATCGAGGAGAAACCGATTAATCCCCGCAGCCGTCAAGCAGTGACCGGAATCTATATGTATGATGATGCGGTGTTCGACATCATCAGCCGGATCCATCCTTCGGAGAGAGGCGAGCTGGAGATTACGGATGTCAACAATCTGTACGCTGCCGACGGCAGGCTGATGTATGACATTCTGCAGCAGTGGTGGTGTGACGCCGGCACCTTTGAGTCCTTACAGGAGGCGGCTGCTCATATGAAGGATGTTCTGCCATGA